A single genomic interval of Candidatus Hydrogenedentota bacterium harbors:
- a CDS encoding type II secretion system protein, producing MSKKSGFTLIELMIVVGIIAIIAAIAIPNLLRSRIQTNESAAIQNLRTVMGAQTAYSATNYVFATDFDDLTTATPSFLAGDWDPARGGYNFVLGGDVDNFTLNANAKEYGVTGNHGFYTDASGVIRFAVMGDADGSGEPIG from the coding sequence ATGAGCAAAAAAAGCGGCTTTACTCTGATTGAGCTCATGATTGTTGTCGGGATAATCGCCATCATTGCGGCCATCGCCATCCCGAATCTGCTGCGCTCGCGTATCCAGACCAACGAATCGGCGGCGATACAGAATCTGCGGACGGTGATGGGCGCACAGACGGCCTACAGCGCGACGAACTATGTGTTCGCGACGGATTTCGATGACCTGACAACGGCCACCCCATCCTTCCTGGCGGGCGACTGGGATCCGGCCCGGGGCGGCTACAATTTTGTCCTCGGCGGTGATGTGGACAACTTTACGCTCAACGCCAACGCGAAGGAGTATGGCGTGACCGGGAACCACGGCTTTTACACCGATGCTTCCGGGGTCATTCGATTCGCCGTGATGGGCGATGCGGACGGATCGGGTGAGCCGATCGGCTGA
- a CDS encoding Gfo/Idh/MocA family oxidoreductase, translated as MVVVSVRTPCRADTGNLDSAARGKSGSRHIGQAPHFGGLRISGKTDDFLILPGHRVHSSTGNPNAVRQRVVGESDLKVSSTQALDEIPAPELPWLPPRAPQPIPGIGLIGCGGITAYHLDAYRDAGFPVLAFCDVDEDRASGRRDTYNPSGAVYADYVTLLAHPGIEVVDIATHVEVRGAMIEAALRAGKHVLSQKPFTLDLAEGERLIALAEERNLKLAVNQNGRWAPHFSYMRQAIAAGVIGEVNAVHLAVHWDHAWTETTVFNDIPHLILYDFAIHWFDMLTCFMGDTAPLRVFASEARTARQTNKPPMLGQVIVEYPNAQATLVFDAATKFGATDHSFIAGTLGTLQSTGPDLSHQAVTLYNEHGIARPALTGEWFKNGFEGTMAELLCAIAENRPPANSARNNLRSLALCFAAIESARSHQPQVPGNIRRMPN; from the coding sequence ATGGTGGTGGTGTCGGTGCGCACCCCATGCCGCGCCGATACTGGAAACCTGGACTCGGCTGCGCGCGGAAAAAGCGGGAGCAGACACATTGGGCAGGCCCCCCACTTCGGGGGGCTTCGTATTTCTGGCAAGACGGATGACTTTTTAATCCTTCCCGGCCATCGGGTACACTCCTCTACTGGCAACCCAAACGCAGTGAGGCAACGAGTCGTGGGCGAATCCGATCTGAAAGTTTCTTCCACTCAGGCTCTGGACGAGATTCCCGCGCCGGAGCTCCCCTGGCTTCCGCCCCGTGCGCCCCAGCCCATACCGGGAATCGGTCTCATCGGGTGCGGGGGCATCACGGCCTACCACCTCGACGCTTACCGCGACGCCGGTTTTCCCGTGCTGGCCTTCTGCGATGTCGATGAAGACCGTGCATCGGGTCGGCGGGATACCTACAATCCTTCGGGCGCGGTCTACGCGGACTACGTCACCCTGCTCGCACACCCCGGTATCGAAGTGGTGGATATCGCCACCCATGTAGAGGTGAGGGGTGCCATGATCGAGGCCGCCCTTCGCGCGGGGAAGCATGTGCTGAGCCAGAAGCCCTTCACGCTGGACCTTGCCGAAGGCGAGCGGTTGATTGCGCTGGCGGAGGAGAGAAATCTCAAGCTCGCCGTCAATCAGAACGGCCGCTGGGCCCCCCACTTCAGCTACATGCGCCAGGCGATCGCCGCGGGAGTCATCGGCGAGGTAAACGCCGTCCATCTGGCGGTGCACTGGGACCATGCCTGGACCGAGACTACGGTCTTTAACGACATACCGCACCTGATTCTGTACGACTTCGCGATTCACTGGTTCGACATGCTGACCTGCTTCATGGGCGATACCGCGCCCTTGCGTGTCTTTGCTTCGGAAGCGCGGACGGCACGCCAGACCAACAAACCGCCCATGCTGGGTCAAGTTATTGTGGAGTACCCAAACGCTCAGGCCACGCTGGTGTTTGATGCGGCCACGAAATTCGGCGCGACAGACCACAGTTTCATCGCGGGCACGCTCGGCACCCTCCAAAGCACGGGCCCCGACTTAAGCCACCAGGCGGTAACGCTGTACAACGAGCACGGTATCGCACGCCCCGCCTTAACCGGAGAATGGTTCAAGAACGGCTTCGAAGGAACCATGGCGGAATTGCTGTGCGCCATCGCCGAGAACCGCCCCCCAGCTAACAGCGCCCGAAACAATTTGAGGAGTTTGGCGTTGTGTTTCGCGGCGATTGAAAGCGCCCGTAGTCACCAGCCCCAGGTTCCGGGTAACATCCGGCGCATGCCAAACTGA
- a CDS encoding sugar phosphate isomerase/epimerase has protein sequence MIQVGILNAYFPYTLEESARRIRALNFNTVQLDLVFKDMDLGVNDINTAKCKTIRDTFRRYNLPICCISGYTNLVHPDPDKRKANLAMLKQILHHACELGTPYVISETGTFDPDSDWVHHPRNKTREGYEECRDVIADIVQCAREHGARFLIETYVNNVIGSIEETLRLFADINDPTLGLLMDPTNYFETHNIDQMDTQLNAIFDALSDKIVIAHAKDVRKAEKDQGVVLSNIDAGEGHALQGVGMIELPPPGLGVLNYDLYLKRLARKHPNIPIIIEHLDESDVPRAKEFIDGRLMANGV, from the coding sequence ATGATTCAAGTCGGAATTCTAAACGCCTATTTCCCCTACACGCTGGAAGAGAGCGCGCGGCGCATCCGGGCGCTGAACTTCAACACGGTCCAGCTCGACCTCGTCTTCAAGGATATGGATCTCGGTGTTAACGACATCAACACGGCGAAATGCAAGACCATCCGCGACACCTTTCGCCGCTACAATCTGCCCATCTGCTGCATCTCGGGCTACACGAACCTGGTTCACCCCGATCCGGATAAACGCAAGGCCAATCTGGCGATGCTCAAACAGATCCTCCACCACGCGTGCGAACTGGGCACCCCCTACGTCATCAGCGAGACGGGAACCTTCGACCCCGACAGCGACTGGGTACACCATCCAAGAAACAAGACGCGCGAGGGCTACGAGGAATGTCGCGACGTGATCGCGGACATCGTCCAGTGCGCCCGAGAGCACGGCGCGCGCTTTCTCATCGAGACCTACGTCAATAATGTCATCGGATCGATTGAGGAGACCCTTCGGCTCTTTGCCGACATCAACGACCCGACACTTGGCCTGCTGATGGACCCGACGAACTATTTCGAGACGCACAATATCGACCAAATGGACACGCAACTCAACGCCATCTTCGATGCCTTATCCGACAAGATCGTCATCGCCCATGCCAAGGACGTGCGCAAGGCGGAAAAGGATCAGGGCGTGGTGCTTTCCAACATTGACGCGGGTGAAGGGCACGCCTTGCAGGGCGTCGGCATGATTGAATTGCCCCCGCCGGGGCTGGGAGTGTTGAACTACGACCTCTACCTGAAGCGCCTCGCCCGGAAGCACCCGAACATTCCTATCATCATCGAGCACCTGGATGAATCGGATGTACCCCGGGCGAAGGAATTTATCGACGGGCGGCTGATGGCAAACGGGGTGTGA